A single window of Caldicellulosiruptor bescii DSM 6725 DNA harbors:
- a CDS encoding PspA/IM30 family protein, with product MGVFQKIAQLLKANINDLIEKAADPEKMLNQLIEDMEDQLQKARAEVTNALADEKILQKKVEENKKAAEDWQKKAELAISKGEDELAVEALKRKREFERLANEYQKQYEAQHEAVEKLKSGLKMLEDKIEEAKRRRDLLIAKSKRADAQVTITQTMSKLTDASAFESFEKFAQKIEQKEARAQAHEELLNASKTLEDRFKELENSDEDILDELQKLKEKMGK from the coding sequence ATGGGGGTATTTCAAAAGATTGCCCAGCTTCTCAAGGCGAACATAAACGACCTTATTGAAAAAGCAGCCGACCCTGAAAAGATGCTCAATCAGTTGATTGAAGACATGGAAGACCAGCTGCAAAAAGCAAGGGCTGAGGTTACAAACGCTCTTGCAGATGAAAAGATTTTGCAAAAGAAGGTTGAAGAAAACAAAAAGGCTGCTGAAGACTGGCAGAAAAAGGCTGAGCTTGCCATATCAAAAGGCGAGGATGAACTTGCGGTAGAAGCGCTCAAACGTAAAAGAGAATTCGAAAGACTTGCTAATGAATATCAAAAACAATATGAGGCACAACACGAGGCTGTTGAAAAGCTAAAAAGCGGGCTTAAGATGCTGGAAGACAAGATTGAAGAGGCAAAGAGAAGAAGAGACCTGCTCATTGCCAAGTCAAAAAGGGCTGACGCTCAGGTTACAATCACACAGACAATGAGCAAGTTAACAGACGCATCTGCGTTTGAGTCGTTTGAAAAGTTTGCGCAGAAGATTGAACAGAAAGAGGCAAGAGCTCAGGCACATGAAGAGCTTTTAAATGCTTCAAAAACACTTGAAGACAGATTTAAAGAACTCGAAAATAGTGATGAGGACATTTTGGATGAGCTTCAAAAACTAAAAGAGAAAATGGGTAAGTAA
- a CDS encoding Uma2 family endonuclease has protein sequence MIPEKKRATYEEFLKISQEKRAEFIDGSIYLLASPSFEHQMTISKLNLEFMRYFEGKECIPVISPFDVIFEDEKTGDIHVVQPDIVVICNKKFITEKGYKGVPKLIVEVLSPSSASIDYIKKMQLYSYFGVCEYWIVNPRNKSVQVFVLENGVYIEYAALSQKGIVKSAVFENLEFDIENVFNF, from the coding sequence ATGATTCCTGAAAAGAAAAGAGCAACATATGAGGAGTTTTTAAAAATTTCGCAGGAAAAAAGAGCAGAGTTTATAGACGGAAGTATCTATCTTTTAGCGTCGCCTTCGTTTGAGCACCAGATGACAATATCGAAGCTGAACCTTGAGTTTATGAGATATTTTGAGGGGAAAGAGTGTATCCCTGTAATCTCTCCGTTTGATGTGATTTTTGAAGATGAAAAGACAGGAGACATTCACGTTGTACAGCCGGACATTGTGGTAATATGCAACAAGAAATTCATCACAGAAAAAGGATACAAAGGTGTGCCAAAACTGATTGTTGAGGTGCTCTCACCATCAAGTGCTTCTATTGACTATATAAAAAAGATGCAGCTTTACAGCTACTTTGGTGTTTGTGAGTACTGGATTGTAAATCCGCGTAACAAATCTGTCCAGGTTTTCGTTTTAGAAAATGGAGTATATATAGAATATGCTGCACTGTCTCAAAAAGGGATTGTAAAGTCAGCTGTATTTGAGAACTTAGAATTTGACATAGAGAATGTGTTCAATTTCTAA
- a CDS encoding SpoIIE family protein phosphatase — MERLEVLQFKRQQTERPKNTISDRFLVFSAQELFILILAFLLGRCSLFSRSFFSSAYVASFKKRDYMYYLASLFSIFGIISCSDKSSILKYVLSILLITTINHFFDLNLYSKALLCALSVGSSGSISIFLFSKAPIEFLYLVLEMVGCFWAVIMFERFFAAIYPKKAYTADQTVVVVVVLALSFLGLSNSLDSVLDIENILFFILLFAVSLFHGMIMSTAMGFVIGLLESIKECRSIEMACVFAFSSLLAGLMKGFGKLGIALGGFCGYIISMFYISSNPTLRFREILISAVLFCLFPLEKIVKLQSTDEREVQRMIKEKIFGVASIIENIQQNVCSKPAVLICKDEAKNIVQSACQKLCLDCGNSNVCWNIDYHRTNHSLNEIKNIILKKGKLSQEDLKEFRFLCEKAKEFEIIINGFLESLKYSKLVQEASSPKENMFKTHIEILKDIVIDAASMAENEAKKDMGTSREIELELVRFGYEVEKVDYVGYDHYFQIDIDLKDGFKAPRKMEIEEIVKGVVGCSVEIISEVPKISGGYTVSIIKKPNVHIDYSIYSKSKENINGDRVCFLQLKNGKFLACISDGMGTGKTASENSFIVIDALKKFSSLGFDRKIAIRFINSLLSIKNAEEFASVDVVCIDRFTLTCEFLKAGAMPTFIKRGSEVLTVESNSLPVGIEAESQFDFSTCKLQKGDMIFMFSDGLFELLGEDGDRILKEFIAKNQFVSTQSSAKQIFEWAISNSFLIKDDVTIIVLKVGGGLEKRGE; from the coding sequence TTGGAAAGACTTGAGGTTCTGCAGTTTAAAAGACAGCAGACAGAAAGACCAAAGAATACTATATCAGACCGGTTTTTGGTTTTTAGTGCACAGGAGTTGTTTATTCTGATTTTAGCCTTTTTGCTTGGAAGATGTAGCCTGTTTTCAAGAAGCTTTTTTTCATCTGCGTATGTTGCAAGTTTCAAAAAAAGGGATTACATGTACTATTTAGCCTCGCTTTTTTCCATCTTCGGGATAATTTCGTGCTCAGATAAAAGCTCAATATTAAAATATGTGCTTTCCATTCTTTTGATAACTACAATCAACCATTTTTTTGACCTAAACCTTTATTCAAAGGCCCTGCTCTGCGCTTTGAGTGTAGGAAGCAGTGGCAGCATTTCTATTTTTCTGTTTTCTAAAGCACCGATAGAGTTTTTGTATCTTGTACTTGAGATGGTTGGGTGTTTTTGGGCTGTAATTATGTTTGAAAGGTTTTTTGCTGCAATTTATCCCAAAAAAGCATATACAGCTGATCAGACGGTGGTTGTGGTTGTAGTTCTGGCTTTGAGCTTTTTGGGGCTTTCAAACAGCTTGGATTCGGTACTGGATATTGAAAATATTTTGTTTTTCATTCTCCTTTTTGCGGTATCGCTTTTTCACGGAATGATAATGTCGACTGCAATGGGTTTTGTAATTGGGCTTTTAGAAAGCATAAAAGAGTGCAGAAGCATTGAAATGGCATGCGTTTTTGCATTCTCAAGCCTTCTGGCAGGTCTAATGAAAGGGTTTGGCAAGCTTGGAATTGCTTTGGGCGGGTTTTGTGGATATATCATATCAATGTTTTACATATCGTCAAACCCGACACTTAGATTTCGTGAGATTTTGATATCTGCCGTGTTGTTCTGCCTGTTCCCGTTAGAAAAGATTGTAAAATTACAAAGTACTGATGAGAGGGAGGTACAGAGAATGATAAAAGAAAAGATTTTTGGAGTTGCATCTATAATTGAAAATATACAACAGAATGTTTGCAGCAAACCAGCAGTTTTAATTTGCAAGGATGAAGCAAAGAATATTGTTCAAAGTGCGTGTCAAAAACTTTGTTTGGATTGCGGAAATTCAAATGTGTGCTGGAATATAGATTATCATAGGACAAATCATAGTTTGAACGAGATAAAAAATATAATATTGAAGAAGGGGAAGCTTTCTCAAGAAGATTTAAAAGAATTTAGATTTTTGTGTGAAAAAGCAAAAGAGTTTGAAATAATTATAAATGGTTTTTTGGAATCTTTGAAATATTCAAAGCTTGTTCAAGAGGCATCAAGCCCCAAAGAAAACATGTTCAAAACACATATAGAAATTTTAAAAGATATTGTAATTGATGCTGCAAGTATGGCTGAAAATGAAGCAAAAAAAGACATGGGAACATCAAGAGAGATTGAACTTGAACTTGTGCGGTTTGGCTATGAAGTTGAGAAGGTAGACTATGTTGGATACGATCACTATTTCCAAATAGATATAGATCTCAAAGATGGGTTTAAAGCTCCGAGAAAAATGGAGATAGAAGAGATTGTGAAAGGAGTTGTAGGTTGCAGTGTAGAAATTATATCAGAGGTGCCAAAAATCTCAGGGGGATATACAGTTTCCATTATCAAAAAACCAAACGTGCACATAGATTATTCTATATATTCAAAGAGCAAAGAAAACATAAACGGTGACAGGGTGTGCTTTTTGCAGCTTAAAAACGGGAAATTTTTAGCCTGCATATCAGACGGTATGGGCACCGGAAAGACAGCTTCGGAAAACAGCTTTATTGTGATAGATGCTCTCAAAAAATTCTCATCACTTGGGTTTGACAGAAAAATCGCAATCAGGTTTATAAACTCACTTCTTAGTATAAAAAACGCTGAAGAATTTGCATCTGTTGACGTTGTGTGTATAGACAGGTTTACTCTTACGTGTGAGTTTTTAAAAGCTGGGGCAATGCCAACCTTTATCAAAAGAGGAAGTGAGGTTTTGACGGTTGAGTCAAACTCTCTTCCGGTTGGAATAGAAGCCGAAAGTCAGTTTGATTTTTCAACCTGCAAGCTTCAAAAGGGTGATATGATATTTATGTTCTCTGACGGGCTTTTTGAGCTCTTGGGTGAGGATGGTGATAGGATTTTGAAAGAGTTCATTGCCAAAAACCAGTTTGTCTCAACCCAGAGCAGTGCCAAACAGATTTTTGAATGGGCAATTTCTAATTCGTTTTTGATAAAAGATGATGTAACCATAATTGTCTTGAAAGTTGGAGGTGGACTTGAAAAAAGAGGTGAGTAA
- a CDS encoding SDR family oxidoreductase: MGNSPFLSIAEFEGKNVVITGAAQGIGLVTALSFLENGATVFAIDNDREAIEDALQDFFDKFKDRITFFECDLASAKELELVCHKIGEKAGKIDVLVNNAAISSTKWIENRSVDEWDEVINVNLRAPYLMVKFLLPYLKEGASIVNIASTRALMSEPNTEPYSASKGGILALTHSLAVSLSHKKIRVNAISPGWIETSKYKKRKYRREPELRSIDHLQHPAGRVGMPEDIANAILFLSSEKSSFITGTNLIVDGGMTVKMIYEE; the protein is encoded by the coding sequence GTGGGGAATTCACCTTTTCTTTCGATAGCCGAGTTTGAAGGCAAAAATGTGGTTATAACTGGTGCTGCCCAGGGAATTGGTCTTGTCACAGCACTCTCTTTTCTTGAAAATGGTGCAACCGTTTTTGCCATTGACAATGACAGAGAAGCAATTGAAGATGCTCTGCAGGACTTTTTTGATAAGTTCAAAGACAGGATAACCTTTTTTGAGTGTGACTTAGCAAGCGCAAAAGAACTTGAGCTTGTCTGCCATAAGATTGGTGAAAAAGCTGGGAAAATAGACGTTCTTGTCAACAATGCAGCTATATCTTCAACAAAGTGGATTGAAAATAGAAGCGTTGATGAGTGGGATGAAGTGATAAATGTTAACTTGAGAGCACCATACTTAATGGTAAAATTTCTCCTGCCGTATTTAAAAGAGGGTGCATCTATTGTCAACATAGCATCAACAAGAGCTTTGATGTCAGAGCCAAATACAGAACCGTATTCAGCGTCAAAAGGTGGTATACTTGCACTTACACACTCTTTAGCAGTGTCACTTTCACACAAAAAAATAAGAGTAAATGCGATAAGTCCCGGTTGGATAGAAACATCAAAGTACAAAAAAAGAAAATATCGTCGTGAACCTGAGCTCAGAAGCATTGATCATCTTCAGCATCCGGCAGGAAGGGTGGGTATGCCCGAAGACATTGCAAACGCCATTTTGTTTTTGTCATCTGAGAAAAGCTCATTTATTACAGGCACAAATCTAATTGTTGACGGTGGAATGACAGTTAAGATGATTTATGAGGAGTAA